A portion of the Mesobacillus jeotgali genome contains these proteins:
- a CDS encoding ABC transporter permease, with protein MKLLQDYFEFLQLRMPDIAARSGEHLMIVGLAVALGCLVAITTGIILTRIKEGPISALVFGIVNIFQTVPTIALLAMLIPLMGIGLKPAVFALFLYSLLPLLRNTYSGIKEVDQGVIESARGIGYSSMQRLWKIEMPLAFPFILSGIRLTTVYIISWTTLAALIGAGGLGDLIIAGMANNDNFLIFTGTISAIILALLVDFILGFITRKNREQSRQAM; from the coding sequence GTGAAGCTCCTTCAGGATTATTTTGAATTTTTGCAGCTGCGTATGCCTGATATTGCTGCCCGGTCGGGGGAGCATTTAATGATTGTCGGCCTTGCCGTTGCTTTGGGGTGCCTGGTTGCCATCACAACAGGTATTATCCTTACCCGCATTAAAGAGGGACCTATTTCAGCCCTTGTTTTCGGCATCGTCAATATATTCCAAACAGTACCAACCATTGCCCTTCTGGCTATGTTAATCCCGCTGATGGGAATTGGTTTAAAACCTGCCGTGTTTGCCTTATTCCTATACTCCCTCCTCCCTTTATTGCGGAATACGTATTCGGGCATTAAAGAGGTCGACCAGGGGGTCATTGAATCAGCAAGAGGGATTGGTTACAGTTCCATGCAGCGATTGTGGAAAATCGAAATGCCTCTCGCATTTCCGTTCATTCTGTCCGGTATCCGTCTTACTACCGTTTATATCATTAGCTGGACCACACTTGCCGCTTTGATCGGTGCTGGGGGACTTGGAGATTTAATTATTGCCGGAATGGCGAATAATGATAACTTTCTTATTTTCACAGGTACAATCAGCGCAATTATCCTAGCACTTCTTGTAGATTTCATTCTTGGGTTCATTACGCGAAAAAATAGAGAACAAAGCCGGCAGGCAATGTAA
- a CDS encoding Hsp20/alpha crystallin family protein — MDMEKVKMWLELTNKYPKDDFWRGLFNHGIPERVVHASDDFPLYDIYKNESAICLVIEVPGLSRSDLSVALRQEDTLVVKGKVRSLFPPDMEVKRERFYGEFERLIPLPEPTEARFIQSSFQDGILQITYPRQFAANADSQDDRIL; from the coding sequence ATGGATATGGAGAAAGTGAAAATGTGGCTCGAGTTGACGAATAAATATCCAAAAGATGATTTTTGGCGGGGGTTATTCAATCATGGGATCCCGGAGAGAGTGGTTCATGCAAGTGATGATTTCCCTTTATACGATATTTATAAAAATGAATCCGCCATCTGCCTGGTCATCGAGGTTCCAGGCTTAAGCAGAAGCGATCTGTCTGTTGCACTAAGGCAGGAAGACACTCTGGTGGTAAAAGGAAAAGTGAGATCTTTATTTCCGCCTGATATGGAGGTCAAAAGGGAAAGGTTTTACGGTGAATTCGAACGCTTGATTCCGCTTCCCGAACCTACCGAGGCCAGGTTCATTCAATCCAGCTTCCAGGATGGCATTTTACAGATTACCTATCCACGGCAGTTTGCTGCAAATGCAGACAGCCAGGATGATAGAATACTATAA
- a CDS encoding MarR family winged helix-turn-helix transcriptional regulator, translating into MSDKLIKDLVDHYIDVSFSVNKVAEGMIKEEIGSDLTNDQHYTLRYINKVGSCTSSELAEVFDVKKSAITAIITRLWEKGLIQRTRDEHDRRLVYLALTDKGNELFQRTEERIHALVESIITRFDQDDIIQFLKVYDKLNEILTERKSRVESS; encoded by the coding sequence ATGAGTGATAAATTAATAAAGGATTTGGTTGATCACTATATCGATGTTTCCTTTTCGGTCAATAAGGTTGCAGAGGGGATGATCAAGGAAGAAATTGGGTCTGACCTGACGAATGATCAGCATTATACATTGCGTTATATCAACAAGGTAGGCTCTTGTACATCATCCGAGCTGGCTGAGGTTTTTGATGTCAAAAAAAGTGCCATAACAGCCATTATTACAAGGTTATGGGAAAAGGGGCTCATCCAGAGAACAAGGGATGAACATGACCGTCGTCTGGTCTATCTGGCTTTGACGGATAAAGGAAATGAACTATTCCAGAGGACAGAGGAGCGGATTCATGCACTGGTAGAATCGATTATAACAAGATTCGATCAGGATGATATCATCCAGTTCTTAAAGGTATACGACAAGTTGAATGAAATTTTAACAGAAAGAAAGAGTAGGGTGGAATCATCATGA
- a CDS encoding FAD-dependent oxidoreductase produces MYDVAIIGAGPAGGSAAIFAAKAGKKTIVLDNNKSVTKRAWMENHYGAPEIAGPDLVETGIKQAKKFGAEFVETTVTSVSKTESGLKIVTENGEYEAKHVIIASGMMTDVAEASGLATKDGTEPRIKTIFDVDAAGKTNVDGVWAAGTCAGVSMHTIITAGDGAKVAINVISELNGERYVDHDVLKA; encoded by the coding sequence ATGTATGATGTGGCAATTATCGGAGCTGGCCCTGCAGGCGGAAGCGCAGCCATTTTCGCAGCGAAGGCTGGCAAGAAAACAATCGTATTGGACAACAATAAAAGTGTGACAAAGCGCGCATGGATGGAGAACCATTATGGCGCTCCTGAAATCGCTGGTCCTGACTTAGTCGAAACTGGCATCAAGCAGGCCAAGAAATTTGGTGCTGAGTTCGTTGAAACTACTGTAACCTCTGTGAGCAAAACAGAAAGCGGCCTTAAAATCGTTACTGAAAATGGCGAGTATGAAGCAAAGCATGTGATCATCGCTTCAGGCATGATGACGGATGTAGCTGAAGCATCAGGTCTTGCCACAAAAGATGGCACAGAGCCAAGAATCAAGACCATTTTCGATGTGGATGCTGCCGGAAAAACAAATGTTGACGGTGTTTGGGCTGCAGGCACTTGCGCAGGCGTAAGCATGCACACCATCATCACAGCTGGCGACGGCGCGAAGGTTGCGATCAATGTGATCAGTGAACTGAACGGTGAGCGTTATGTGGACCACGATGTTCTAAAAGCTTAA
- a CDS encoding spore germination protein has protein sequence MPYQINIFNIKVNGITQNGNLDIGPTVHNSHTSNSKNFGVNFSLGDFSPSSSLQNTGILDPDVSDQDQIANPSAPIANQI, from the coding sequence ATGCCTTACCAAATAAATATTTTCAATATCAAAGTCAATGGAATCACTCAAAACGGAAACCTGGATATAGGACCTACCGTCCATAATAGCCACACGTCTAACAGCAAGAACTTCGGAGTCAATTTTTCTCTAGGTGATTTCTCGCCATCATCTTCTTTGCAGAATACCGGGATTTTGGATCCAGATGTCAGCGACCAGGATCAAATCGCGAACCCTTCAGCTCCTATTGCGAATCAAATATAG
- a CDS encoding ABC transporter ATP-binding protein: MIRFANVSKKYNDGFQALKNIDLELESGKIHAIIGPSGCGKSTTMKLVNRLIKPSNGNVFINNEDISKIDPVQLRRKIGYVIQNIGLFPHMTIADNVAAVPRLLKWDEQKTQTKVNELLSMVHLDPSIYRDRKPRELSGGQQQRVGVIRALAAEPEIILMDEPFSALDPISREQLQNELVNVQEELKKTIVFVTHDMDEAIKIADNIVLMKDGEVVQVGSPDYILRHPANDFVKDFIGKDRLREKQEIPTVKEVMTDNPATAYPERGLAAALKLMEQRRVDSLIIVDQKRRLLGYTPILNVLGHYQDETKTLGDVMLPFTYTVEPDIPFTVALEYMSQHNLPYVPVVTNEQKLVGIITRGSMVRLMAEVFPIEEIFPNEHEVV; this comes from the coding sequence ATGATACGGTTTGCAAATGTATCCAAGAAATACAATGATGGATTCCAAGCATTGAAAAATATAGATCTGGAACTCGAGTCTGGAAAGATCCACGCCATAATCGGGCCAAGCGGCTGTGGAAAATCAACAACCATGAAATTGGTCAACCGCTTGATCAAACCTTCAAATGGAAATGTGTTTATCAATAACGAAGACATTTCAAAAATTGATCCAGTCCAGCTCCGCCGCAAAATCGGATATGTCATTCAGAACATAGGGTTATTTCCGCATATGACAATTGCGGATAATGTTGCCGCGGTACCAAGGCTTTTGAAGTGGGATGAACAAAAAACCCAGACAAAAGTCAATGAACTGCTTTCCATGGTTCATTTAGATCCAAGCATATATCGGGACAGGAAACCGCGCGAGCTTAGCGGAGGCCAGCAGCAGCGAGTAGGAGTAATCAGAGCCCTTGCCGCAGAACCTGAAATCATTTTAATGGATGAGCCATTTAGCGCTCTCGATCCTATAAGCAGAGAACAGCTGCAGAACGAATTAGTCAACGTTCAAGAGGAACTTAAAAAGACCATTGTTTTTGTAACGCATGATATGGATGAAGCGATCAAGATTGCCGATAATATCGTCCTCATGAAGGATGGTGAAGTCGTTCAGGTTGGATCACCAGACTATATTTTACGACATCCCGCAAATGACTTTGTTAAAGACTTCATCGGTAAGGACAGGCTGCGGGAAAAGCAGGAAATCCCCACAGTAAAAGAAGTAATGACTGATAATCCGGCAACTGCCTATCCTGAGCGGGGATTGGCCGCGGCATTAAAGCTAATGGAACAAAGAAGAGTGGATTCCCTTATTATTGTCGACCAAAAAAGACGGCTGCTGGGATATACTCCAATCCTAAATGTTCTTGGCCACTACCAGGACGAAACGAAAACATTAGGAGATGTGATGCTTCCATTTACCTATACCGTAGAGCCTGATATTCCCTTTACCGTCGCACTCGAATACATGAGCCAGCATAATCTTCCCTATGTTCCAGTAGTAACGAATGAACAGAAGCTGGTGGGAATCATTACCCGCGGCAGCATGGTACGGCTGATGGCGGAGGTCTTCCCAATCGAAGAAATCTTTCCTAATGAACATGAGGTGGTTTAA
- a CDS encoding DUF2188 domain-containing protein, whose translation MAQNKNDSMEREEYFKDRAGTDEARFHAVPHDEEGWAVKKEGQDDPEFTSGSKSEAADEAKRMAEEAGTMAYIHDEDGKIEEQFNYSN comes from the coding sequence ATGGCTCAAAATAAGAATGATAGTATGGAACGCGAGGAATATTTCAAGGACCGGGCTGGGACTGATGAAGCAAGATTCCATGCCGTACCCCATGATGAAGAGGGGTGGGCAGTCAAAAAAGAGGGACAAGATGACCCTGAATTTACTTCAGGCTCAAAATCCGAGGCTGCAGATGAAGCCAAACGAATGGCTGAAGAAGCCGGCACAATGGCTTATATTCATGATGAAGATGGCAAGATTGAGGAACAGTTTAATTATAGCAACTAG
- a CDS encoding glycine betaine ABC transporter substrate-binding protein yields the protein MPKAITILAAALLALLLSLSGCSSKDTIKIGAATYTETKIMAAIYKELIEDRTNLKVDVIPDLLSNSMILKSMGRDDIDMALMYSGVIFNNFFPVKQTTDREAVLKQAQEGFDRHYNLKWFDPLGWENTYALTVREDVAKEKGLNNVSDLQKYQSDMEFGVDSSWMERKQDGYPAFIKHYDFNFQKAYSMDVNLVYEAVASKNVDVVLAYSTDPRLIEYKLKTLKDDKRFFPPYDASMVARNEILEAHPELNEIIEELTGKIDEETITRLNYEVDINNRSERDVAREFLQQKGLLKK from the coding sequence ATGCCTAAAGCTATCACTATTCTAGCTGCTGCCCTTTTGGCTTTGCTTTTATCGCTATCAGGCTGCAGTTCAAAAGATACGATTAAAATCGGCGCCGCCACATACACAGAGACAAAGATCATGGCTGCGATTTATAAAGAACTCATTGAAGACCGTACAAATTTAAAGGTCGATGTCATACCAGACCTGCTATCGAATTCCATGATCTTAAAATCGATGGGCCGAGATGATATCGATATGGCCTTAATGTATTCTGGCGTTATCTTTAATAATTTTTTTCCCGTAAAACAAACCACTGACCGGGAAGCTGTGCTGAAGCAGGCGCAGGAGGGTTTCGACCGCCACTATAATTTAAAATGGTTTGATCCGCTTGGCTGGGAAAATACGTATGCCCTTACCGTCAGAGAGGATGTGGCGAAGGAAAAGGGCCTTAACAATGTATCAGATCTGCAAAAATATCAATCTGATATGGAGTTTGGAGTGGATTCATCATGGATGGAGAGGAAGCAGGATGGTTATCCGGCATTTATTAAGCATTATGATTTCAATTTTCAAAAGGCCTATTCAATGGATGTTAACCTTGTCTATGAAGCAGTAGCCAGCAAAAATGTCGATGTTGTCCTTGCCTACTCTACTGATCCGAGGTTGATTGAATACAAATTAAAAACCTTAAAGGATGACAAGCGCTTCTTCCCGCCATATGATGCTTCGATGGTGGCAAGGAATGAAATATTGGAAGCTCATCCGGAATTGAACGAAATCATCGAGGAACTTACAGGCAAGATTGATGAAGAAACAATCACCAGGCTTAATTATGAAGTAGATATCAATAATCGAAGTGAACGAGATGTAGCACGAGAATTCTTACAGCAAAAGGGCCTCCTTAAAAAATAA
- a CDS encoding spore coat protein codes for MTVSNQYSHAINQVPFDQNDMRFGRPFGFGRPFFGRPFFGRPFWGRPFFGGPFLGGLAAGLLGAALFSPFYGYGFGYPYYAPYPYYAPYPYYW; via the coding sequence ATGACTGTTTCAAATCAGTATTCACATGCAATCAACCAGGTGCCATTTGATCAAAATGATATGAGGTTTGGAAGGCCGTTTGGCTTCGGAAGGCCGTTTTTTGGCCGGCCATTTTTCGGAAGACCCTTCTGGGGGAGGCCATTCTTCGGAGGGCCATTTTTAGGCGGGCTAGCCGCAGGATTGCTGGGTGCGGCATTGTTCAGTCCGTTTTATGGATATGGATTCGGCTATCCATATTATGCCCCGTACCCATACTATGCTCCATACCCTTATTATTGGTGA
- a CDS encoding cell wall hydrolase: MAVVKHTEADIDLLARLLRAEGEGEGQQGMLMIGNVGINRIRGNCSDFKGLRTIPQMVYQEHAFEATQKGYFYQRARESEKRLARRAVKGERIWPSKFALWYFRPPGDCPPTWYNQPHAGRFKLHCFYEPTGEECENIYNTF; the protein is encoded by the coding sequence ATGGCAGTAGTAAAGCATACAGAGGCAGATATAGACCTGCTGGCGAGACTCCTCAGGGCGGAGGGTGAGGGGGAAGGCCAGCAGGGAATGCTGATGATAGGAAATGTGGGAATCAACCGAATCAGGGGGAATTGTTCTGACTTTAAAGGATTAAGGACGATTCCTCAGATGGTCTACCAGGAACATGCATTTGAGGCTACCCAGAAGGGCTATTTTTACCAGAGGGCCAGGGAATCGGAAAAGAGGCTTGCAAGGCGTGCAGTAAAAGGCGAACGGATATGGCCGTCCAAATTCGCTCTCTGGTATTTCAGGCCGCCGGGAGATTGCCCGCCCACCTGGTACAATCAGCCGCATGCGGGGCGTTTTAAGCTGCATTGTTTCTATGAACCTACTGGCGAAGAATGCGAAAATATTTATAATACCTTTTAA
- a CDS encoding spore germination protein, with the protein MPVTINLFYFKVNSVSGNGSITIGSAIHNSHTANDKSQGINSSFGDASPTEALLDNVYIDPDVNDQAAIATADSTFQGVPLVPVDEPII; encoded by the coding sequence ATGCCAGTCACGATCAATCTCTTTTATTTCAAAGTGAACAGCGTATCGGGAAATGGCTCCATCACCATTGGATCAGCCATCCATAACAGCCATACTGCTAACGATAAGTCACAAGGAATAAATTCTTCTTTTGGAGATGCATCACCAACTGAAGCATTACTGGATAATGTCTATATTGATCCGGATGTAAATGATCAAGCAGCGATTGCCACTGCGGATTCAACCTTCCAGGGAGTCCCTCTGGTCCCGGTCGATGAACCCATCATATAG